TGGTCTCCACCGTGCGGGCCCGCCTCGCGCCCGGGCAGGGCTGGCCCGAGCTGTTCGACGCGACCTTCCCGCCCGGTTCGATCTCCGGCGCGCCCAAGTCCTCGGCCCTGAGAATCATCGCCGAACTGGAGCCGGAGCCGCGTGGGCCCTACTGCGGGGCGGTAGGCTGGATCGACGCCGACCGGCGCCGAGCGGCGCTCGCCGTCGGCATCCGCACGTTCTGGGCCGAGCGCGGCCGCCTGCGCTTCGGCACCGGAGCCGGCATCACCTGGGGCTCCGACCCCGCGCGCGAATGGCGCGAGACCGAGCTGAAGGCCGCCCGGCTCATCGCCCTCGCCTCCGGGCAGGCCTGACGTCCGTCCCTCCGCACGGCGACCTGGACGCGGTCACCCGGATCCCGGGTAGACCTCGCAGTACCCGCCGTACTTCGGCGGCCTCGTCAGAACGGAGAACTTCCCGATGAACGTACCGGTCTGGGTCAACGGCGACCTGGTGGACCCCGCGCGGGCCAGCGTCTCGGTCTTCGACCACGGCCTCATGGTGGGCGACGGCGTGTTCGAGACGATCAAATGCGTGAACGGCGAGTCGTTCGCCCTCACGCGCCACCTGGAGCGTCTCGCCCTGTCGGCCGAGCGCCTGGGCCTGCCCGCGCCGGACCTCGCCGCGATCGCCGGCGGCGTGCGCGCCTGCCTCGCCGCGGCCCCGCCGTGGCCGCTCGGCCGCGTCCGCGTCACCTACACCAGCGGGAACGGGCCGCTCGGCTCCGACCGCGGCAACCAGGGCACCACCGCGATCGTCATCGTCGGCGCGCAGGCGCCCTTCCCCGAGGCCGCGAGCGTCACCGTCGTCCCCTGGCCCCGCAACGAGCGCGGCGCGCTCGCCGGGGTGAAGAGCACCTCCTACGGCGACAACGCCAAGGCCCTGGCCTACGCCAAGGCGCACGGCGGCGAGGAGGCCGTGTTCGCCAACCTCGCCGGTGACCTGTGCGAGGGCACGGGCAGCAACGTGTTCGTCGTCAGGGACGGCCACCTCATCACCCCGACGCTCGCCTCGGGCTGCCTGGCCGGGGTGACGCGCGCGCTGGTGCTCGAATGGCACGGCGGCGAGGAGGCCGACGTGCCGGTCGCGGCGCTGCGCGAGGCCGAGGAGGCGTTCCTGACCTCCACGACCCGCGACATCCAGCCCATCCGCGTGGTGGACGGCGCCGTCCTGCCCGCCGCGCCCGGCCCCGTCACCGCCAAGGCGATGCGCGTCTTCGCCGAGCGCGCCGCGGGCGACCTGGACCCGTGATCACTCCGGGTAGGAGACCTGGGTCTGGGCGTTGAGCTCGTCCATCCGCACCGGCTTGGCCGGATCGGTGAGCGGGTCGTCGATCGCGATGACGTCCAGGCCCTTGGTGATGTCGCTGGAGTAGATGTAGCCGTTGTAGTAGTACGCCGACCACGACCCGCCGAGCCTCATGGGCTGCCCGGCGTCGGGGTCGAGCGGCCCCCGGTCGACGTACGCGATCTCCTTGGGGTGGTCGGGGTCGGTGAAGTCCGCCACCGTGATGCCGCCCTGGTACCACCCTTGCACCAGGATGGTCTTGCCCGGCACGGGGATCAGCGAGCCGTTGTGCGCCACGCAGTTCTCGGAGCTCGTCTGGTACCGCGGGATCTTGAAGTATCCCCGGCGCTTCAGCTTGCGGTCGGCCGTGATGTCGTACACCGCGTCCGCGCCGCGCAGGGGACCGGTCTCGGCGTCGCAGGTGGGCGCGATGCCGCCACCGAGCTCGTCGGAGAAGATCACCCGGCTGGCGTCGTTGGTGAAGGTCGCCGAGTGCCAGGTGGAGAAGTTCTCGGTGTCGATGACCTGCTGCAGCACCTTGGGGCGCGCGCGGTCGGAGATGTCCATCAGGATGCCGTTGCCGATGCAGGCGCCCGCCGCCAGGTCCTTCTCGGGGTAGACGGTGATGTCGTGGCAGCCGCTGGTGGCCCCCGGCTTGGAGTCGTCGAAGCCGTCGTGGAACAGCACGGGCTGGGCGACCACCTTGGCCTGGGCGGGGTTCTGGACCGGCACCTCCACGACGGCGATGGAGTCGTGCGGCGGCGGGCAGTGCGAGCCGGACGGGCCGAAGGAGGAGACGTAGAGGTACACCTTCGAGGCGTCCTTGCCGGGCACCAGGGTGTGGGTGTGCGAGCCGCAGGCGGTGGCCAGCGACTTGATGTAGCGGGGCTTGGTCTTGTCCGAGATGTCGAAGATCCGGATGCCCTCCCAGCCCTCGTCCGGGGCGCCGGGCTCGCTGGTGCAGGTGTCGCCGTCCCGCGGCTCGTCGATCGAGAGGAACAGCAGGTTCCCGGACACCGAGATGTCGTTCTGGCCGCCGGGGCAGACCACCCGCGTGACCACCTTGGGCTTGGTGGGGTCACCGATGTCGACGATCGTGAAGCCCTCGAAGTTGCCGACGAAGGCGAAGTCGCCCTGGAAGGCCAGGTCGGTGCCCCACGCGTGCTCGCCGTCGAACGGCGCCGAGGGCGGGACGTTGGCCACCAGACGGGCGTTCGGGCTGTGCTGGAGGCCGTCCGCCGAGGTGGGCGCGGCCGAGGACGCGCCGCTGGGCGCCGCCGTCCCGGCCTTCGGAGTGGTGGCGGGCTCCGGGTCGCTGACGCATCCCGCCATGACCAGGATCGCGCCCATCGCCGCGGCGGCCGTCCCGCTACGCCACCTGCCCACAAGTACCCCCCGCTATTGGAATGATCACTGGGATAGTGCCCCAGTATGGAAGCTATGTCGAAGCGGGTCGGTGCGGGTGGGGTTTTCGTAACGGTTGTGCTGGCATCCGGACTCGGGACGATCCTCGCCGGCTGCACCGGCGATCCGGCCGGCGAGCGCGCCCCCATCGTGGTCGGGAGCGGCGCTCCGGTGGTCGTCCCCGGCGCGCCCGGGCAGGACGCGCGCACCGCGACGCCGGGGGAGCGCCTCGGCCGCGAGGAGTCACGGGCCTCCGCCGCCGACGTGCTCTTCGCCGAGCGGATGATCCCGCATCACCGGCAGGCCCTGGAGATGGCCGGCCTCGCGCCCGCGCGGGCGTCCGACCCGCGGGTGAGGGCCCTGTGCGAGCGGATCGTGGCGGCCCAGCGCCCGGAGATCGACGTGATGTCCCGCTGGCTGCGCGCGCTCGGCCGGGACGTGCCCGCCGAGCATTCCGGGCACGGGGCGGACGGCTCCGGGGAGCCGGACAGGTACGGAATGGCGGGCCTGGAGGAGATGAACCGGCTGCGCGCCGCGCGGGGGGAGGCGTTCGACGCCCTGCTGCTGCGGCTGATGATCCGCCATCACGAGGGGGCGGTGGCGATGGCGGAGGAGGAACGGGCCGGCGGCACCGACCGGATACTGCGGGCCATGGCCAAGGACGTCGTCGCCGGGCAGCGGGCCGAGATCGTCAGGATGCGCGCGCTGGAGAGGTGAGAACGCGCGGAATCGGGGAAGCGTGGCGAGGGATGGCGGGACAGGGAGGTTCAGGAGCTCCAGAGCATGTTGGACAGCTCTTCGTCCAGGTCCATGAAGTCGGTTTCGCGGCCGGCGGACACCAGTTCGTAGGTGCGGTGGAGGAACTCGGTCAGCGGGTGCAGCGGCACCTCGAACAGGGCCTGACCGAAGGGGGAGGTGAGGCTGATGTTGAGCGTGCGCTCGCCGTCGGCCCGCGCGGGCCACACCTGGACGTCCCCGTCGCCGACGCGGCGCACGATGCCGACGGTCAGCAGCTCACGGGCGAAGATCCACTCGACCGGCTCGTCGTTCCCCACGTGGAAGGCCATCCTGATGGCGTACGGGTCATCGGCCGTGTAGCTCAGGCCGGCGAGCAGGGGGACGGTCGTACGGTCGGGGACCACGAGTCGAAGGCCCAGCTCGGCAGAGACGGTGGCGTTCATCGTCAGCCAAACCTTTCGTAGGTGGATCCCCTGCGCGGGGCTTGGGTCGCGGTGCTCTGAAGGACTTCGTCCGGCGCCATGTCTGCGGAACGAAGGCACTGCAGGAGAGATTCCGCTCCTGAGGGCTTCTGTAACGCATATCACAGCGCGACATTTATGCCTCTACCTGGTCAAACATCGCTTAGAGGTGCCTGTTTGCAAGGGTTTTGCGCGTCGTACCGGCCGTCCTACAGGGCATCTACGGGTGTCTCCGGGTAAAGATCATAAGTGGTGCGATTCGGATGAGTATGGGGCATGACGATGCTATGACAACAGGGCGCCACGCCGTCGGAGTCCCGCCAACCTTTCCATGATCGTTTCCGCTCGCCGGTTCGCCAGCGCCCCGCGGAGTGAGGTATGGTTTTCCGCGTCGGGCCCGCCTCACGGAGACGGGAACCCCGGCGCACGAAGGGCGATTAGCTCAGCGGGAGAGCGCTTCGTTCACACCGAAGAGGTCACTGGTTCGATCCCAGTATCGCCCACCGCATCTCCGTGCACGAAAGGCCGGTTCGCCGCAGCGAACCGGCCTTTTCCGATCTCCGGCCCCGGCGCGGGCGTCGTTCGCGGCGAGCCCGGGCACGGCGCCGCGATATCCGCACTGGGCGCGCTCCCAGCGTGGGAGGCTGGTGACGCACGGTGTACGCGCGCAGTGACGGAGATAAAGCATGAACCGTTTTCCGGCGGAGGGCGACCTGGACGAGGATCAGGTCATCGACCATCGGCGGGCCGGTCCCACGGTGCTGCGCATGCTGGTGGGAGCGGAGTTGCGCCGGCTGCGCGAGGCCGCGGGCGTCACCCGGGCCAGGGCGGGGTACGAGATCCGGGCCTCCGACACCAAGATCAGCAGGCTGGAGCTCGGCCGCACCGGCTTCAAGCCCCGCGACGTGCAGGACCTCCTCACCCTGTACGGGGTGACCGACGACGCCGAGCGTGAGCCTCTGCTGGTCATGGCGCGGCAGGCCAGCATGCCGGGGTGGTGGCACGCCTACGCCGACGTCACCCCCGCCTCGCTGGAGTCCTACATCGGACTGGAGCAGGGCGCGGCGGTGATCCGCACCTGGGATCCGCTGTACGTCCCCGAGTTGTTGCAGACCGAGGACTACGCGCGGGCGCTGGTCCAGGCGCTGAACCGCGGCGCCGCCGAGGCGGAGAACGAGCGCCGCGTCGCGCTCAGGATGCGGCGGGCGCGCATCCTCACCGACCCGGGCACCGTCACGCTGTGGGCGGTCCTGGACGAGTCCGCGCTGCGGCGCCGGGTCGGCGGCACGGCGACGATGCGCGGCCAGCTACGCCACCTGATCGAGGCGGCGGCGCTGCCGAATGTCACGATCCACGTCCTGCCGTTCAGCCACGGCGCCCACGGCGCGATGGGCGGACCGATCGCGATCATGCGGCCGCCGGCGACCGAACTGAGCGACGTGGTGTGCCTGCCGCAGCTCGTCGGGACGATCTACCCGGACCGGCAGGCCGACGTCGACCGGTACTACGCGGTCATGAACGCCCTGGTCGTCGACGCCGAATCCGCCGCCGGCACGGTGCGGCTGCTGGAGGACATGCTGAAGGAGTACTGAGCCCGCACGGGCCCGGCGGCGCGTCGGCTCAAACCAGATGATCGGCCATCATCAGCCGAAATATTTGCCGATGCCCCAGTGACCTGCGTTTTCGCCCGGGTATGGCCAAATTGATCCGTTCCGCGAAGGAAGTCGGAAGGCGGTGAGGTCATGACTAGACCGACCGGCCTGGAGGCGCATCCCGATATCGTCGCGATGCGAGCCAAGTACGAAAGGGCGGGTTCGAGCGTGGTCGCGCAGGTGATCGAGGGGCTCATCCTGCTCGCCGGGCTCTATCTCGCGATATCTCCGTGGGTTGTGGGCTTCATCACGGGCCAGCCCAGGCTCTCGGTGAACAACTTGATCACCGGGCTCGTGGTGGCCGCCCTCGCCCTGGGGTTCGCGTCCGCGTACGGTCGCACCTACGGGCTCACCTGGATGCTGCCGATCCTGGGCATCTGGACGATCATCACCCCGTGGGTCATTCGATCGGTTTCGACCGGCACGATTGCCAACAACGTCGCCACCGGCGCCGTCATCCTGCTGCTGGGACTCGGCGCCATGGCGGTGGGGACCCGGTCGCCGATGCACGGGGAGAGGATGCACGGCGACAGGCTGCACGGCAACCGGTCCGGCAGGGTGTGAGCGAGCGCCCCTCGGGTGTGGCGGCACGCCCGCCACACCCGTGCCACCGCGGCGATCGTCCTGTTTGTCGCCTCACGTAGGGGTATGGGGTTCGTCGTGACGGTGGAACTGCGGGAGAGCAGCCCGGCCGAACCGGGTATCCGCCGGCGGCGCCGGGGACGTGGTTTCAGCTACCACTGGCCCGACGGCCGGAAGGTGACGGGCCACCGGGCGCTGCGGCGCATCAGGGCCCTGGCCATCCCCCCGGCCTGGTCGGAGGTGTGGATCTGCCGGTCGGACGACGGCCACATCCAGGCGGTCGGCACCGACACCGCAGGACGGCGGCAGTACCGCTACCACCAGGTGTGGCGCGAGGAGCAGGACCGCGCCAAGCACGAGCGCGTGTGCCAGATGGCGGTCCGGCTCCCGGCCTTCCGGGAGCGCGTCGCCAAGGACCTGTCCGGAGAGGGGCTCACCCGCGACCGGGTCCTGGCCGCGGCCGCGCGGATGCTGGACATCGGGTTCTTCCGGGTGGGAGGCGAGGAGTACGACTCCTTCGGCCTGGCGACGCTCCGCATGGAGCACGTCACCTGTAAGAAGGGCCAGGTGACCTGCACCTATCCGGCCAAGGGCGGCAAGATGCGGGAGGTGGAGATCATCGACAGGGACGTGTGCCGCGTGGTCACCGAGCTCCACCGGACCGGCGAGGAGGGTGACCTGCTGCGCCACACGGACGGCTCCGGCTGGACCGACGTGCACAGCGAGGACATCAACGCCTACCTGCGCGAGACGCTGGAGTGCGAGGTGTCGGCCAAGGACTTCCGCACCTGGCACGCCACCGTGCTCGCCGCCGTGGGCCTCGCGGTCTCCGCCCGCGCCCGCCACAGGACCGGCAGGAAACGCGCGGTCAACCGGGTCGTCAAGGAGGTCGCGGACTACCTGGGCAACACGCCCGCGGTGGCCCGTGCCTCCTACATCGACCCGCGGGTGATCACCGCCTACGAGAAGGGCCGCACGATCGAGAAGGCGTTGACACGGCTCGGCGCCGAGGCCGGGTTCGGCAGCCTGGCCACCCACGGCGGCGTGGAACGGGCGGTCGTCGCGCTGCTGCGCCGCACCTAGCCCCGCCACCCCGCCGAGGAGAGAAAGGGAAACGCCATGACCGACCTGATGAGGGAAACGCGGGCCGAGACCAACCCGTACGCCTCCCTCTCGACCGCCGAGCTGATCAAACATCTGTCGGAGGACGTGTCCCGGCTGGTGCGCGACGAGATCAGGCTGGCCACCATGGAGCTGAGCCGCAAGGGCAAGCGCGCCGGGCTCGGCGCGGGCCTGTTCGGCGGCGCCGGGGTGATGGCGCTGTACGGCGGCGGCGCGCTGGTCGCCACGGTGATCCTGGCGCTCGCCCTCGTGCTCCCCGCCTGGCTCGCCGCCCTGATCGTGGGCGTCGCGCTGCTGATCGTGGCCGCCCTGATGGCGCTGGTGGGCAAGGAGCAGGTGAGCAGGGCCACCCCGCCGCTTCCCGAGGAGGCCATCCGGAGCATGAAGGCCGACGTCGACGTCCTGAAGGAGAGTGCGCATCGATGACCGAGACAGATCCCATCGGCCGCCCGTACCGGCCGACCGCCGGCGAGGTCGGCCTGCACAGGCAGGAGCCGGGCACGGCGACCAGCCCCGACTCGCTGGGCCAGTCGCTGAACATGCCGCAGGTGCACGCCGCGCCCAAGCCCTACGTCAAGCCCGTGGTCAGCCACGGCAGGGGCGATCCCCTCGCCGGGCTGTCGGAGTCCTCGCTGGAGCCGAGCCACGAGGCGCCGCCCGAGACGTACGACGAGGTGTCCGGCTACGGCCGGTCGCGCTACTACTGGAGCGAGGAGGACCGGCTGCGCGACGACATCCACCGCACCCGCGAGGAACTCGGCCTCACCGTCGAGGCGCTCGCGCAGAAGGTGGACGTCAAGGCCCGCGCCCGGCGCAAGGTGAGCCAGACCAAGGACAAGGCCGCCGAGATGGCCGGACGGCTGCGCGGCGGCCCGCACCCGCACAAGGTCACCGCGGACGGCGCGGGCACGACTCGTGCGGCCGGGTCCGTCCCGGTGGGCACCGGCGGCGCCGACCGCCGTCCCGCCGCCCTCATCGTGGCGGGGCTGGCCACCATGATCGGTGCCGGCTGGGCGGCCTGGGGGCGCAGGCGGTACCGCGGCGGCGCGCTGCGCCACCGGTGAGCCCGGCGGACGGCGGGGGCCCTCGTGCCCCCGCCGTCCGCGTGTCCGGGCCATCGTGCTCAAGAAGCGGCTGATGAGCAGGGAAACCGCGGGTCATCGGCGGCATGTCGCCGCCGGCGGCTCGCCGGGGGACGCGCATCCTGAGGGGAGCGCCGCCTTCCGCGAGGGGATGACCCATGCCGCTTCACCCGAACATCGATCCCGAGCTCGCCGAGGGCCTGGAACAGGCGTTCCTGCCGCCCGTCGACCTCGCCCGCATGGGGCACGACGAGCTTCCCGGCGTGCGCGGCCGGATGCGCGCGGCGTTCGCCGACATGCCGCCCCTCGTCGCGCCCGGGGTTCTGGTCGAGGACCTGCGCGTCCCCGGCCCGGACGGCGACCCCGACATCCGGCTGCGCGTCTACCGCCCCGAGGACGCGGACGGCCCGCTGCCCGTCCTGTACTGGATGCACGGCGGCGGCATGGTGCTCGGCATGGTCGAGATGGACGACGGCACGCTGTCGCGCTACGTCCGCGAGGCCGGCTGCGCGGCGGTGTCGGTGGAGTACCGCCTCGCCCCGGAGAACCCGCACCCGGCGCCGGTCGAGGACTGCTACGCGGGCCTGGTCTGGACGGCCAAGAACGCCGGGGAGATCGGCGTCGACCCCGCCCGCCTCGCCGTCGGCGGCTCCAGCGCCGGCGGCGGCCTCGCGGCGGGCACCGTGCTGCTCGCCCGCGACCGGGGAGGGCCGCAGGTGGTCTTCCAGATGCTGCTCTCGCCCATGCTGGACGACCGCAACGTCACCCCCTCCAGCAGGGAGTTCGACGAGGCCGTCCTGTGGAGCCGCGGGGAGAACCTGTTCGGCTGGACCGCCCTGCTCGGCGCGGACACGGGCACCACGGCCGTGTCGCCGTACGCCGCGCCCGCCCGCGCCGCCGACCTGTCGGGCCTGCCGCCCGCCTACATCGACGTCGGTGAGCTGGAGGTCTTCCGCGACGAGTGCATCGACCACGCCCAGCGGCTGCTGCAGGCCGGGGTCTCCACCGAGTTCCACCTGTTCCCGGGCGCCTTCCACGGCTTCGACGCCGTGTTGCCGGACGCCGCGGTCAGCAGGCGCGCGGTCGCGGGACGGATGGCGGCCCTGCGGCGCGCGCTGGCCGGCTGAGTCCGCTCAGTCCACCTCGGCGCTGCCGGTGACGCGCAGCTTGCGCCGTGCCCGCTCGTAGAAGGTGGTCGTGCCGAGCCGCACGACGTGCCCGGCGCCGCGCACCGCGGTGACCGTGACACGGTCGCCGGAGGACAGGCGCCCGTGCACGGCGCCGTCCACCTCCACGGCCAGCTGACCGCTGGAGGGCAGCAGCTCCAGCGCCACGTGCTCGTCGGCGGACAGGACGAGCGCCCGGTTGAACGTCGAGTGCGCCGCCGCCGGCACGACCAGGAAGCCCTCGACCCGGGGCGAGACGATCGGTCCCCCGGCCGAGAAGTTGTAGGCGGTCGAGCCGGTGGAGGTGGCCACGATCACCGCGTCGGAGGAGTAGCGCACGAACGGGTCGCCCTCCACCGAGATCGCCACCGCCGCGAGCCGGTCGCCGGGGATGCGCACCAGGGCGATGTCGTTGAACGCGGTGACCTGCCTGCCGTCCGGGAGCGACGCCCGCACCGCCATGCGCGGCTCGACGGTGAACTCGTGGTTGTCGATGGCCGACAGCGCGGGCTGCAGCTCCTCCACGTCGATCTCGGCGAGGAAGCCCAGCCGTCCGAGGTTCACCCCGAGCACCGGGGTCGAGCGTCCGGCGAGCAGGCGCATCGTGCGCAGCATGGTGCCGTCCCCGCCCAGGCTGACCACCAGGTCGGCGCGCTCGACCAGGGCGTCGGGGCCGACCGCCTCGGCGCTGCAGTCGATGCGGCCCACCTCGTCGGGCAGGCCGAGCACCGTGACCTTCCTGGTCCGCGCCCACTCGACGATGACGTCGATGGCCTCCTTGGAGTCGCGCTGCGGGTGCAGCACCAGCCCGACCGTCGTGACCATGCCCATGAGGCCACTGTACGGGCGGGCGCCGGTCGCGGGGACGGGTGTCGGCGCGCCGCTCGTGACGATGAGAGAGACCTGAGCCGCGCGGCCAATACCATTGAAGCGCCGCCCCGGTCCGGCGTTGTCCGCAAGAGGTCAGATGGGCTGCCTTATCAAGGAGCGACCACGCTTTCCGGACGCCCGTTCTTAACGCGACAACGCCCACCTCACCGGCAATCCGTGTAGTCGGCCATGGCCCGCGGCGGGCCCGCCCCTGGTCCGGGGACCATTTTTCGCGCGCCCCCGGGGCCCGGCGTCCGGGTTCGGCGCTGGTGGGCACGGCGATAATCAGGCAAGAGCCGGAAACCCGCTAAGTCGGCCACCGCGGACCGGCCAATGTGCCGTGCTGTTCTCCGAGTGGGATGCCCGGGAAACCGGGTATATTCTTGGGGTGTCAAACTAAGGCCTGTGAAAGGAGTGGGAGATGGCGACTCAGATCCAGACGCTACTCATCGACGACCTGGAAGGTGGGGAAGCAAAAGAGACCGTGTTCTTCGCCATTGACGGCACCAGCTACGAGATCGATCTGAACGACAAAAACGCCAGGAATCTCCGGGAGGCGCTTTCGCCTTTCGTGTCCAGTGCCCGCCGGGCGGAGAGTGCCCCGTCCCGGGGACGCAAGCGCGGCGCGCCGCAGCGTCCGGCCCGTGACAAAAGCTCAGAGATCCGCGCTTGGGCCAAGGCGCACGGTCTGAACGTCAGCGAGCGGGGCCGGATCGCCTCGCACATCGTGGCCCAGTACGAAGCGGCGCAGTGATTGATTAACCCGTCACGTCGCGATTAGCCATGTGGCGAGCGTGTCGTCCTCCACCGGGCACATGTCTCGCGGGCCGCTCAGCGCGGCCGAGCTCGCGCCGGGCGAATGGCCGCCGAGGCGACGAGGCGGCCCGAGCGCGGCTTTCCACCCCCGTGGCCTGCCCTCCTGTCGGCTCGCGGGGTCACGACGCTCCGGGAGCGGGCGCCCGGAGCGACGTTGCAGGGTCTAGTGCCGGGCTTCGAGGAATTTGTCGGGAAGTGCACTATTCCCAT
The Sphaerisporangium krabiense genome window above contains:
- a CDS encoding aminotransferase class IV; amino-acid sequence: MNVPVWVNGDLVDPARASVSVFDHGLMVGDGVFETIKCVNGESFALTRHLERLALSAERLGLPAPDLAAIAGGVRACLAAAPPWPLGRVRVTYTSGNGPLGSDRGNQGTTAIVIVGAQAPFPEAASVTVVPWPRNERGALAGVKSTSYGDNAKALAYAKAHGGEEAVFANLAGDLCEGTGSNVFVVRDGHLITPTLASGCLAGVTRALVLEWHGGEEADVPVAALREAEEAFLTSTTRDIQPIRVVDGAVLPAAPGPVTAKAMRVFAERAAGDLDP
- a CDS encoding LVIVD repeat-containing protein, whose protein sequence is MGRWRSGTAAAAMGAILVMAGCVSDPEPATTPKAGTAAPSGASSAAPTSADGLQHSPNARLVANVPPSAPFDGEHAWGTDLAFQGDFAFVGNFEGFTIVDIGDPTKPKVVTRVVCPGGQNDISVSGNLLFLSIDEPRDGDTCTSEPGAPDEGWEGIRIFDISDKTKPRYIKSLATACGSHTHTLVPGKDASKVYLYVSSFGPSGSHCPPPHDSIAVVEVPVQNPAQAKVVAQPVLFHDGFDDSKPGATSGCHDITVYPEKDLAAGACIGNGILMDISDRARPKVLQQVIDTENFSTWHSATFTNDASRVIFSDELGGGIAPTCDAETGPLRGADAVYDITADRKLKRRGYFKIPRYQTSSENCVAHNGSLIPVPGKTILVQGWYQGGITVADFTDPDHPKEIAYVDRGPLDPDAGQPMRLGGSWSAYYYNGYIYSSDITKGLDVIAIDDPLTDPAKPVRMDELNAQTQVSYPE
- a CDS encoding DUF305 domain-containing protein codes for the protein MLASGLGTILAGCTGDPAGERAPIVVGSGAPVVVPGAPGQDARTATPGERLGREESRASAADVLFAERMIPHHRQALEMAGLAPARASDPRVRALCERIVAAQRPEIDVMSRWLRALGRDVPAEHSGHGADGSGEPDRYGMAGLEEMNRLRAARGEAFDALLLRLMIRHHEGAVAMAEEERAGGTDRILRAMAKDVVAGQRAEIVRMRALER
- a CDS encoding SsgA family sporulation/cell division regulator — its product is MNATVSAELGLRLVVPDRTTVPLLAGLSYTADDPYAIRMAFHVGNDEPVEWIFARELLTVGIVRRVGDGDVQVWPARADGERTLNISLTSPFGQALFEVPLHPLTEFLHRTYELVSAGRETDFMDLDEELSNMLWSS
- a CDS encoding helix-turn-helix domain-containing protein, which gives rise to MNRFPAEGDLDEDQVIDHRRAGPTVLRMLVGAELRRLREAAGVTRARAGYEIRASDTKISRLELGRTGFKPRDVQDLLTLYGVTDDAEREPLLVMARQASMPGWWHAYADVTPASLESYIGLEQGAAVIRTWDPLYVPELLQTEDYARALVQALNRGAAEAENERRVALRMRRARILTDPGTVTLWAVLDESALRRRVGGTATMRGQLRHLIEAAALPNVTIHVLPFSHGAHGAMGGPIAIMRPPATELSDVVCLPQLVGTIYPDRQADVDRYYAVMNALVVDAESAAGTVRLLEDMLKEY
- a CDS encoding SPW repeat protein; the encoded protein is MTRPTGLEAHPDIVAMRAKYERAGSSVVAQVIEGLILLAGLYLAISPWVVGFITGQPRLSVNNLITGLVVAALALGFASAYGRTYGLTWMLPILGIWTIITPWVIRSVSTGTIANNVATGAVILLLGLGAMAVGTRSPMHGERMHGDRLHGNRSGRV
- a CDS encoding DNA topoisomerase IB, encoding MGFVVTVELRESSPAEPGIRRRRRGRGFSYHWPDGRKVTGHRALRRIRALAIPPAWSEVWICRSDDGHIQAVGTDTAGRRQYRYHQVWREEQDRAKHERVCQMAVRLPAFRERVAKDLSGEGLTRDRVLAAAARMLDIGFFRVGGEEYDSFGLATLRMEHVTCKKGQVTCTYPAKGGKMREVEIIDRDVCRVVTELHRTGEEGDLLRHTDGSGWTDVHSEDINAYLRETLECEVSAKDFRTWHATVLAAVGLAVSARARHRTGRKRAVNRVVKEVADYLGNTPAVARASYIDPRVITAYEKGRTIEKALTRLGAEAGFGSLATHGGVERAVVALLRRT
- a CDS encoding phage holin family protein, encoding MTDLMRETRAETNPYASLSTAELIKHLSEDVSRLVRDEIRLATMELSRKGKRAGLGAGLFGGAGVMALYGGGALVATVILALALVLPAWLAALIVGVALLIVAALMALVGKEQVSRATPPLPEEAIRSMKADVDVLKESAHR
- a CDS encoding DUF3618 domain-containing protein; its protein translation is MTETDPIGRPYRPTAGEVGLHRQEPGTATSPDSLGQSLNMPQVHAAPKPYVKPVVSHGRGDPLAGLSESSLEPSHEAPPETYDEVSGYGRSRYYWSEEDRLRDDIHRTREELGLTVEALAQKVDVKARARRKVSQTKDKAAEMAGRLRGGPHPHKVTADGAGTTRAAGSVPVGTGGADRRPAALIVAGLATMIGAGWAAWGRRRYRGGALRHR
- a CDS encoding alpha/beta hydrolase — encoded protein: MPLHPNIDPELAEGLEQAFLPPVDLARMGHDELPGVRGRMRAAFADMPPLVAPGVLVEDLRVPGPDGDPDIRLRVYRPEDADGPLPVLYWMHGGGMVLGMVEMDDGTLSRYVREAGCAAVSVEYRLAPENPHPAPVEDCYAGLVWTAKNAGEIGVDPARLAVGGSSAGGGLAAGTVLLARDRGGPQVVFQMLLSPMLDDRNVTPSSREFDEAVLWSRGENLFGWTALLGADTGTTAVSPYAAPARAADLSGLPPAYIDVGELEVFRDECIDHAQRLLQAGVSTEFHLFPGAFHGFDAVLPDAAVSRRAVAGRMAALRRALAG
- a CDS encoding NAD(+)/NADH kinase, which translates into the protein MGMVTTVGLVLHPQRDSKEAIDVIVEWARTRKVTVLGLPDEVGRIDCSAEAVGPDALVERADLVVSLGGDGTMLRTMRLLAGRSTPVLGVNLGRLGFLAEIDVEELQPALSAIDNHEFTVEPRMAVRASLPDGRQVTAFNDIALVRIPGDRLAAVAISVEGDPFVRYSSDAVIVATSTGSTAYNFSAGGPIVSPRVEGFLVVPAAAHSTFNRALVLSADEHVALELLPSSGQLAVEVDGAVHGRLSSGDRVTVTAVRGAGHVVRLGTTTFYERARRKLRVTGSAEVD
- a CDS encoding histone-like nucleoid-structuring protein Lsr2: MATQIQTLLIDDLEGGEAKETVFFAIDGTSYEIDLNDKNARNLREALSPFVSSARRAESAPSRGRKRGAPQRPARDKSSEIRAWAKAHGLNVSERGRIASHIVAQYEAAQ